The following are from one region of the Salvia splendens isolate huo1 chromosome 2, SspV2, whole genome shotgun sequence genome:
- the LOC121763017 gene encoding calmodulin binding protein PICBP-like → MVQRKHTLLHLQPLHTHHHDSSAAKSPRGADLKAKKMKKSAPIKRPKAATPNYMKPTTSSDARKEQPQSRSPSPSSKKSATKPSFKPSSKTVDAKTATCSSTLKDSKFPPFLSLNKKGHSDIKVCPYTYCSLNGRHHPPLSSFISAARRARASPARPDDDPFFVEIYTTPQDRVSEELSQDSFDDNNSCMDWESGYGYGVFLQYDYKAEDAIEIKHEFVEEKVLIEEAAQESFDENGGFDSDSISSIEISTPLQEEEEGKGRNEEYVVSFDENRGDAFSSLDISTPIQKGEGDAEGEEKGGRKEEISSFDVVSEEYLPKEEVEKTEDALFQIAEEGEEVVDFNPRAPNFLDVEEDPEAERVDLRHQDVDERRNSEEWMVDYALRRAVTKLASAKKRKVALLVEAFEGVMPLPFNHYLNKFDHTRSMLACS, encoded by the coding sequence ATGGTGCAAAGAAAGCACACCCTCCTCCACCTCCAGCCCCTCCACACCCACCACCATGACTCCTCCGCCGCGAAGAGCCCTCGCGGCGCCGACCTCAAGGCCAAGAAGATGAAGAAATCCGCCCCCATCAAGCGCCCCAAAGCGGCGACGCCCAACTACATGAAGCCAACCACCAGCTCGGACGCTAGAAAGGAGCAACCGCAGTCGAGATCACCTTCCCCGTCAAGCAAGAAAAGCGCGACGAAGCCGAGCTTCAAACCCTCGAGTAAGACCGTTGATGCAAAGACAGCCACATGCTCCTCCACTTTGAAAGACTCAAAGTTCCCTCCTTTTCTTTCCCTTAACAAAAAAGGCCACTCTGACATCAAAGTCTGCCCCTACACCTACTGCTCCCTCAACGGCCGCCACCACCCGCCCCTGAGCTCCTTCATATCGGCTGCCAGGCGTGCCCGTGCCTCCCCTGCTCGACCCGATGATGATCCTTTCTTTGTTGAGATTTACACGACCCCACAAGACCGAGTCTCTGAAGAATTATCGCAGGATTCCTTCGATGATAATAACAGTTGTATGGATTGGGAGAGTGGCTATGGATACGGCGTGTTTCTGCAATATGATTACAAAGCAGAGGATGCAATCGAAATCAAACACGAATTTGTAGAGGAAAAAGTTTTGATTGAGGAAGCAGCGCAGGAGTCCTTTGATGAAAACGGCGGCTTCGACTCTGATTCCATTTCAAGCATCGAAATTTCAACACCtcttcaagaagaagaagaaggaaaaggaAGAAATGAAGAATATGTGGTGTCCTTTGATGAAAACAGAGGTGATGCCTTTTCAAGCCTAGATATTTCAACACCTATTCAAAAAGGAGAAGGGGACGcagaaggagaagaaaaaggaggaagaaaagaagaaatttCTTCATTTGATGTTGTAAGTGAAGAATATCTACCAAAAGAGGAAGTGGAAAAAACAGAGGATGCTCTGTTTCAGATAGCAGAGGAAGGGGAGGAAGTGGTCGATTTCAATCCACGAGCACCTAATTTCCTTGACGTGGAGGAGGATCCGGAGGCGGAGAGGGTTGATCTGAGGCATCAGGATGTGGATGAGAGGAGGAACTCGGAGGAATGGATGGTGGATTATGCACTAAGACGAGCGGTGACGAAGCTTGCCTCGGCTAAGAAGAGGAAGGTTGCTCTGCTTGTTGAGGCATTTGAGGGAGTCATGCCATTGCCATTTAATCACTACTTGAACAAGTTTGATCACACAAGGTCTATGCTGGCTTGCAGCTGA